The Papaver somniferum cultivar HN1 chromosome 3, ASM357369v1, whole genome shotgun sequence genome includes a region encoding these proteins:
- the LOC113359309 gene encoding B3 domain-containing protein At3g19184-like, translating into MKRKQGNPTRSSAMVGDSPKENNASCSQNRLMTAADKAEEIRASLDPEFLSVVKLMIRSSVSGGFWLGLPRIFCSSSLPKKDTKFTLVDEDGEAYTAKYLPQSSLTVVYIVRAHTSAEAGDHGIFSGTSYYMLV; encoded by the exons ATGAAGAGAAAACAAGGAAATCCAACCCGTTCATCAGCCATG GTAGGGGATAGTCCTAAGGAAAACAATGCAAG CTGCAGCCAAAACAGATTAATGACTGCAGCAGACAAAGCTGAAGAGATTCGAGCGAGTTTGGATCCCGAATTCCTAAGTGTTGTTAAACTTATGATACGTTCAAGTGTTTCTGGGGGTTTTTGGCTG GGACTTCCCAGGATATTTTGTTCTTCGAGTCTGCCAAAGAAGGATACCAAGTTTACCTTGGTGGATGAGGATGGAGAAGCATATACTGCAAAATACCTTCCTCAGAG TTCATTGACTGTG GTTTACATAGTAAGGGCACATACTTCGGCTGAAGCTGGTGATCATGGTATTTTCTCTGGAACTTCCTATTATATGCTTGTTTAG